TTCCTGTTAGCAAACATGTTAAATAGTTTTTCTGTAAACCCTTAAAATGTAAAGATGTTCCTTTCACGTTTTTTTGCTTCCAGTCATTTCGTGggacaaattattattattcacagttTTTAACAAATAAATTCACGTTCCATCACTCAGCGTCAGACAATGAATTAGAGGCGTTTTAATATAACGGTACAAACATGGACATTTGCCTGGATTGgattcaataaatacaaatatataatttataaaaggaattatgtatatatatatatatatatatatatatatatatatatatgacgttGGTAGAACTTAACATAACACATCTTTAAACTGAGTGACCTTCGTCGTCACGGTCGAGGTCAAAAGACACCAATGGTTCCCCCGGGTTCCTCCGGGTTCCCCCGGGTTCTTTAAAACGAAGGCGGACCGTCTCTTTTGTTCCCGGGACTCGAGTTGTAGTTCCCGCGGCCTCTGGGGGGCGCTGCCACTCGAACCAGAACATCAATTGTTTCGCGTTTTTGCCGAGGTCGTCGTTTCTTTCTGAGAAGCGTTTCCCTCGTCCTGGTTTACGAAGCAGCTCTGCGGACGCTGTTCACTCGTGTTACCTCGACTTGTTCTTCCCACAAGATTTGAATGCACCACAAACCCACAGACCTCCCAGACCTCCCGGACCTCCCAGACCTCCCAGACCTCCCGGACCTCCCAGACCTCCCGGACCTCCCAGACCTCCCGGACCTCCCGGACCTCCCAGACCTCCCGGACCTCCCAGACCTCCCAGACCTCCCGGAACTCCCGGAACTCCCGGACCTCTCGGACCTCCCGGACCTCCCGGACCTCCCGGACCTCCCAGACCTCCCGGACCTCCCGGACCTCCCAGACCTCCCAGACCTCCCGGAACTCCCGGAACTCCCGGACCTCTCGGACCTCCCGGACCTCCCGGACCTCCCGGACCTCCCGGACCTCCCAGACCTCCCGGACCTCCCGGACCTCCCAGACCTCCCGGACCTCCCGGAACTCCCGGACCTCCCGGACCTCCCGGACCTCCCGGAACTCCCGGACCTCCCGGACCTTCCGGAACTCCCAGACCTCTCGGACCTCCCGGACCTCCCGGACCTCCCGGACCTCCGGGACCTCCCGGACCTCCCGGACCTCCCGGACCTCTCGGACCTCCCGGACCTCCCGGACCTCCCGGACCTCTCGGACCTCCCAGACCTCCGGGACCTCCCGGACCTCTCGGACCTCCCGGACCTCCGGGACCTCCCGGACCTCTCGGACCTCCCAGACCTCCCGGACCTCCCGGACCTCCCGGACCTCCCGGACCTTCCGGAACTCCCGGACCTCTCGGACCTCCCGGACCTCCCGGACCTCCCGGACCTCTCGCACCTCCCGGACCTCCCGGACCTCTCGGACCTCCCGGACCTCCCGGACCTCTCGGACCTCCCAGACCTCCCGGACCTCCCAGACCTCCCAGACCTCCCAGAGCTCCCAGAAGAGCTGAGCTCAAAAGAGTCTTCAAGAAATCATGTCCACAAAATCCGCGATGAATTTAAGCTCCGACTCTTCAGCTCGTGTTAGGGGGCGGCGCTCACGTGGATCGGCTCATaaagctccgcctcctcaggGCTCACCTGGATTTGAATGTCCCAGTCAGGATCCTACAACCGTAGGCAGAGTTTATTAATTCacgttaaaaaataaaagtttgatcACAGATTTTATACATATGTATCTACACATCTATACATCCCAAAATATACTTAGTTCTAATGTATTAGCAGTAAAACATTCTATAGtagaatatatactgtatatactgttaTTGCTTTGATTGTTTCTGCTTTACCATTTAAAGTGCCTTTTCaagtgctatacaaatacaatttattttatatataaaaatatatatatacaaatctcTCATACTCAAAGGTATTTGGGGAATATATTTGACTCTGATATGTTATATTTCAAATTTTAAGAATCTTTTATGTTAAATgaaattcaaattattattgagtatattattaatattattatattattattattatccaaacTAAATTACAGAAACAATAAatcacaatatttattatttaaaaaacaagacTTTGTAGTTTTAGTCACTTTAGACGTTACGTCTAATAAAAGAATGCAACATTATTTTGATTGTAGAATATTTGACCAGCCGGTGAATTTGATTCTGATAACATATATATTGATTGTATTGATTGTGGGCGGTACTGACCAGGGAGCGGGGCAGCGGCTCTTTGTGGAAGTATGATTGACAGGCGTGTGGACGGCAGTGAACGACGGACCAGAACACGGCGAACAGGAGAGCCGCCATGGCGATGACGGTCACGCCCACGGTGGTCGGCCGCTTCCAGGCGCCGTCCGGACCTGCtggtcaatcaatcaatcaatcaatcaatcaatcaatcaatcaatcaatcaatcatcatCCCACCAACTGGATCATTTGGATTGGACATTGGAAAAGAAACTGTACATTTATTCAAACAGAGAGTaaaaaacagactttgtttTGGAAATAAACTCATTTGCGtgcaaatattttatatattaaatattttatatatatatatatatatatatatatatatatatatatatatacacacacacacattttaattgaagGGAATCCTCGGTCAGTGAAGTAAAAACATTGGTTGTgaggataaaaataaatattaaatttaataataataaggaagTATCGACATGTTTGAAAGGTGTAAAAAAGTTAAAGTAAAGAAGTTTCCTAAAATTGGGGTAATTTCGCAAAGTAAGGGCATTTATGAAAATCATggattataaaatataaattaatatattttgtgtgaGGACAAGAACATTTATAAGCAATGCAATTTTGTAAAGGCGAAGACATTTCTTAATATTGTGAATATTTTACAAAGAATATGAAAGTTGTGGTTCATGTTTTTGGGTTTGAGGACAATTTTGTAAAGTCAAGATATTTTTAGAAAATGGGgatttgatttaaaatatacattttaggaAAGTAAGATTATTATAAAATTATAATATAAGTAAAACATGTATTGTGAGAATATTTGTATGCAGTGCGAACATTTTGGAGAGAAAGTGGAGATTTAGTTTAAAAGTtaagacattttggaaaattaaaaacacaaagactttCAATGAAAAGCCAAATGGAAGttataaactaaatatttgaaAGCGAGGTCTTTTCTTGAATTTGATAATTTTTGGAGAGAAAACGAAGCGAGAGGACGTTCTCTGACGGGGAGGaggattttaaataaatataagaacTTTGAAACATGAGGACGGATTTTGGAAAGTAAAAAACGTGCATTGTGAGAATATTTTATAAAGTGGGGAATTTATTGTAATATGAAATtagttttgaaaagaaaaggttaTTTTATGAAGTGAGGACATTTGTGGAAACTTTGAAGAATTTTTAATGAATatagaggaaaagaaagaaaaataagcacGAGAATATCTCAATGCAGGGGATgcaatctttaaaaacatatttgaaaagCGAGGTAATTTTTAAGGGACCGTTTTGGATTgtgacaatttatttttatgaaaagtgaggacattttatGGAAATTGGGAATTTTTGGAAAGAATattgaagtgatgacattttagaAATATAAGAAATTGCGAAAGTGAGAACAACGAGACCGAATCAAGAAGAGGACACGTACGTCCTGTGATGAAGACGCACTCGGCGTCGGTGCTGCCGCTGCGGATCCGAGCGTCCAGGACGGTCTGAGCTCGGACGCAGTACTCCGCTCCCTCCTGCAGGGCGGCGACGTGCAGCACCGCCTGGTCCGCCGGCATCGTGTACACGACagcctgaagcagacacacacacggccgcTTGATGTTAAACCacgcaggaaacaggaaacaagtcTTTCAAACAGATGtattaaaaaagtataaaagaagagaaaaacaaggatAGAAACAGGGACGAGACAAaagtagaagaaaaacaagatgtaGAAAGATCCAGGAAGCGAGAAGGAAACGGACATCAACCAAGGAAAGATGAGAAAGGGAGCAGGCGAAGGAAACTAGTGACCTGCAGCTCGTCGCCGCTCTTCCACACCGTCACGCTGACGACGGCGGTGAGAGGAAGCTTGGCGAAGGTCACCTGAAGGGCGTCGCCCACCGCCGTCACCGACATCGCCGGCGCCATCAGGACCGCTGCCGGCACCAGAATTCACATTCGGTCATTCAGTCacgatttattttttaaatacaaagtaaaaagGACTAAAAAGTCTGAattcgtgttttttttgtttctctccgcAAGACGACAAGCAAATAactttcaaatgtttgttttgttgttcagTCGTTGGTCAAAGAAACAGCTTCCTGTGTACtgaagaatgcagctttaacacatgaagcatagacttctatacaaccagaggagtcgccccctggtggtcaggagagagaatgcagctttaacacatgaagcatagacttctatacaaccagaggagtcgccccctggtggtcaggagagagaatgcagctttaacacatgaagcatagacttctatacaaccagaggagtcgccccctggtggtcaggagagagaatgcagctttaacacatgaagcatagacttctatacaaccagaggagtctcccccctggtggtcaggagagagaatgcagctttaacacatgaagcatagacttctatacaaccagaggagtcgccccctggtggtcaggagagagaatgcagctttaacacatgaagcatagacttctatacaaccagaggagtcgccccctggtggtcaggagagagaatgcagctttaacacactgACTCTTCTTACTGTCTCTGCGGTTGAACGGTGGGCTGAGTTCGGTCCAGGCCGACAGCTCGGAGCCGCATTGCGCTCTGACTCGGAGGTTgtagtcggagtcggagcccaggtcaaaggtcaggtcgCAGCGAGTGTGAGGAATCAGCTGGCACTCAGGAGCGTTCAGCCACGTGCCCTTCAGGTGCATCAGCTCAAACTCCCTGAAGGACACAAAAGGATTCAACACAAGATATTCTGCTTTGTGAGATATTAtatagcaaacacacacacacactcactcacacacactcacacacacacacacacacacacactcacacacacacacacacacactcacacacacacacactcacacacactcacacacacacacacacacacacacactcacacacacacacacacacactcacacacacacacacacacacactcacacacacacacacacactcacacacactcacacacacacacacacacactcacacacacacacacacacactcacacacacacacacactcacacacactcacacacacacacacacacacacacacactcacacacacacacacacacacacacacactcacacacacacacactcacacacacacacacacactcacacacactctcacacacactcacacacactcactcacacacacacacacacacactcacacacactctcacacacactcacacacactcactcacacacacacacactcacacacactctcacacacactcacacacacacacacacactcacacacacacacacacacacacacacacgcacacacacacacactcacacacacacacacacacacacacactcacacgcacacacacacacactcacacacacacacactcacacacactctcacacacactcacacacactcactcacacacacacacacacacactcacacacactctcacacacactcacacacacacacacacactcacacacacacacacacacacacacacgcacacacacacacacactcacacacacacacacacacacacacacacacacaagtgacaGTCGTCATCAGACACACCTGCTGATTATAGTCGTTAGGACAGGTGTGTCGTGGAGTTTGTTATTAGGACAAATAGTTTAGAGAACTCGATAGAAGTCAGAAACACCTgctggatttgtttttgtttctgactGACGCGCATGTGTCATCtacatatttcacatatttcaaCTGTACCTGCAAACTCATTAATGTGGGTGTGGTGAATTGTTTACCGCACTGCAGATATGATTACGAACACATTACAACTCATTACCGAAAACCAACCTTTTCTAAATGCATCGATAGTTTTGGACAATAACGATGTGAgtttaaactgaatattaaaatcaaatcaCTATCAAactatcaaatcaaataaaactaGACATATTAATTCCTCAACttgtaataaatacaaaaaaatgcaaaccAGCCATAATATTTcgattataatatttttatattttatatattcctaatattttttatatgaTATTCCTAaggcatatttatattttttttaatttgatgtagttaattatccttttttattattttttcaggtGCCATTTCTTCTCAGTTCTATACAACATGTCGGTCCGTCCCTCAACGCGGTCTGACTTCCGGTCTGTCTCTCAGCTCCCATTGGttcctcctgaagaccttctgtGTAGTTTCACATCAACAAACAGCTGCTcgtgtgtgcgcatgcgcaTGCTCACCCCTGGAACTGAACGGAGTAAAGGAGCGCAGTGTCGCAGGCCGCCAGCGGGGGGCGCCACCGCAGGACGTGCGTCATGTCCACAGACCGCATGCACGCGCTGCTGGGAGCCGCCAGCGTGCACACTTCTGCGGGCAggaatgatttaaaaaaggtcCAGAATACATTTCATCATCCAGATTCATCTGCAGCATTTAACCCCAAAGTGTCAAACACGTTCTTTAAAAATTATTTCACAATTTATGATGTGTGAGCCCCCAAACCTTTACACGAcgtttgaataaatacatgttttactcTTAAAGTGAACTCACGGTCCAGCAggatcatcatcaccaccaccatcatcaccaccatcatcatcaccaccatcatcatcaccaccagaCTCCCATCGCGTCCCAGTCTCCTGACTGGGGGGTTTGTCTCAGGGGGGTAAAGAGACCCGTTCACGTCAGGTCCACCATGTCCAAACCCGACCAGTGAAACTGATGCAGAATACAACGTGTAGTCCGGGTTAAAAACCTGCTTTTCATGCAAGTTTCTGTATCCGTTGTTCGGCTCGtccaagaagaaaagaacagaagaaaagaaaagaggacgGAGGTGTCTTCACCTCTCCGGTGGAGAGTCGGAGGTTTGATCcaagaggaggaaagaacagaagaaaagaaaagaggacgGAGGTGTCTTCACCTCTCCGGTGGAGAGTCGGAGGTTTGATCcaagaggaggaaaagcagATCCGACCGGCTCGGTGGAGACAAGCAGGTGTATCGGGCCGCCCAGCTGGTCCGACTTGTTGGCAGCCGCCTCCGGGCCGtacctgtcacctgtcacctgtcacctgtcacctgtcacctgtcacctgtcacctgcaTGCCTACGGAGCGCCTCGGGGCCTCGAGAGCTGCTGATTTAATGTCTCAATGGagattaagaagaagaagaagaagaacggctcttactgatagcactttgtagtttaactttattgaagaaattgtagaTGGTAGtaacgtgtatatatgtgtgtatatgtgtgtatatgtgtatatgtgtgtatatgtgtatatgtgtgtatatgtgtgtatatgtgtgtatatgtgtgtatacgtgtgtgtatctTCCGGTTCAGATGGTAGtaacgtgtatatatgtgtgtatatgtgtgtatatgtgtatatatgtatatatgtgtgtatatgtgtgtatatgtgtatatatgtatatatgtgtgtatatgtgtgtatatgtgtgtatatgtgtgtgtatcttccGGTTCAGATGGTAGtaacgtgtatatatgtgtgtatatgtgtgtatacgtgtgtgtatctTCCGGTTCAGATGGTAGtaacgtgtatatatgtgtgtatatgtgtgtatacgtgtgtatacgtgtgtgtatctTCCGGTTCAGATGGTAGTAacgtgtacatatgtgtgtatatgtgtgtatacgtgtgtgtatctTCCGGTTCAGATGGTAGtaacgtgtatatatgtgtgtatatgtgtgtatacgtgtgtatacgtgtgtgtatctTCCGGTTCAGATGGTAGTAACGTGTCCTGCTTCGCTGCAGACTTTGAACTCATGGAGATGAAACATTAACAGAGACCATAAAGCTCTAAACACAAAACAGCTCTTCTTTGTTCCTCAGAAACATCAGAcactcatctcttcctccttcactcagattacacatgtattcatgtgttcactcatatgattcatgtgttcagtcagattattcatgtgttcactcatatgattcatgtgttcagtcagattattcatgtgttcactcatatgattcatgtgttcagtcagattattcatgtgttcactcatattattcatgtgttcagtcagattattcatgtgttcactcatATGATTCACGTGTTCAGTcagattattcatgtgttcactcatATGATTCACGTGTTCAGTcagattattcatgtgttcactcatatgattcatgtgttcagtcacattattcatgtgttcactcatatgattcatgtgttcagtcagattattcatgtgttcactcatattattcatgtgttcagtcagattattcatgtgttcactcatattattcatgtgttcagtcagattattcatgtgttcactcatattattcatgtgttcagtcagattattcatgtgttcactcatattattcatgtgttcagtcagattattcatgtgttcactcatatgattcatgtgttcactcatattattcatgtgttcagtcagattattcatgtgttcactcatATGATTCACGTGTTCAGTcagattattcatgtgttcactcatATGATTCACGTGTTCAGTcagattattcatgtgttcactcatATGATTCACGTGTTCAGTcagattattcatgtgttcactcatATGATTCACGTGTTCAGTcagattattcatgtgttcactcatATGATTCACGTGTTCAGTcagattattcatgtgttcactcatatgattcatgtgttcagtcagattattcatgtgttcactcatattattcatgtgttcagtcagattattcatgtgttcactcatATGATTCACGTGTTCAGTcagattattcatgtgttcactcatattattcatgtgttcagtcagattattcatgtgttcactcatattattcatgtgttcagtcagattattcatgtgttcagtcagattacacatgtattcatgtgttcaattcaattcaattcaattcagtttattttgtatagcccaatatcacaaattacaaactcccctcagagggctttacaatctgtacacatacgacatccctgacctttgacctcacatcgaatcaggaaaaactccccaaaaataacctttgacagggaaaaaagggaagaaaccttcaggagagcaacagaggaggatccctctccccggatggacagaagaatagatgtcatgtgaccagatgaacagagttacagagttacataaacacattacatgaatatgacaatgtatgaatggaactccaatccatgaaacagaaggaggtagagaggagggggggcggggcatcagaagggccaatgggaggccggctcaccagcatcagacacctccaggtccaatggaccctatgagacgtgaagtcacaacgactccggggaggaagcagagttaataaggtgcaatggagagatgtaaattcatccataaggagagagagaagaggagagaggtgctcagtgtatcctaaaacatcccccagcagcctataagcctatagcagcatatcaaggggctggaccaggacaaacctgattcagccctaactataagcactattaaagaggaaagtcttaagtctattcttgaatgaggtgactgtgtctgcctcccggactgaaagtggaagctggttccataaaagaggagcttgataactgaaggctctggctcccatcctactttttaggactctaggaaccacaagtagccccacatttagtgagcagctctctagtggggcaatatggtactacaagctccttaagatatgatggtgcatcaccaatcaaggctttgtaggtgaggagaagaattttaaatgtgattcttgattttacagggagccagtgcagagcagctaatacaggagtaatgtgatctcttttcttagtttttgtgagtacacaagctgcagcattctggatcaactggagggatttaagagacttattagagcagcctgataataaggagttgcagtaatctagtctggaagtaacaaacgcgtgaaccagcttttctgcatctttttgggacaagatgtgcctgatttttgaaatgttacgtagatgaaaaaatgcagttcttgagatttgcttaacgtggagttaaaggacaagtctcggtcaaagataactagagattctttacagtggtgttggatgccagggcaatgccatctacagaaaccacatcaccagataattgatctctgaggtgttcagggccagtaaaataacttcagttttgtctgagtttaacatcaggaagttacaggtcatccatgtttttatgtctttaagacattcttgaattttagcgagctggttggtctcctctggtttgatcgatagatataattgagtatcgtctgcatagcaatgaaagtttatgcagtgtttcctgataatattgcccaaaggaagcatatataaggtaaataaaattggtccaagcacagaaccttgtggaactccgtgattaacgttggtggtcattgaggcttcatcgtttacaaatacaaactgagatcgatctgataaataggatttaaaccaacttagtgcggtacctgaaatgccaatcgactgatccagtctctctAATAGGATGttatgatcaatggtgtcgaacgcagcactaaggtctaataataccagtacggagatgagtcctttatcagcactaaggtctaacaagaccagtacagagatgagtcctttatcagcactaaggtctaacaagaccagtacagagatgagtcctttatcagcaccaaggtctaacaagaccagtacagagatgagtcctttatcagcactaaggtctaacaagaccagtacagagatgagtcctttatcagcactaaggtctaacaagaccagtacagagatgagtcctttaacagcactaaggtctaataataccagtacagagatgagtcctttatcagcactaaggtctaacaagaccagtacagagatgagtcctttatcagcactaaggtctaacaagaccagtacagagatgagtcctttatcagcaccaaggtctaacaagaccagtacagagatgagtcctttatcagcactaaggtctaacaagaccagtacagagatgagtcctttatcagcactaaggtctaacaagaccagtacagagatgagtcctttatcagcactaaggtctaacaagaccagtacagagatgagtcctttatcagcaccaaggtctaacaagaccagtacagagatgagtcctttatcagcactaaggtctaacaagaccagtacagagatgagtcctttatcagcactaaggtctaacaagaccagtacagagatgagtcctttatcagcactaaggtctaacaagaccagtacagagatgagtcctttatcagcactaaggtctaacaagaccagtacggagatgagtcctttatcagcactaaggtctaacaagaccagtacagagatgagtcctttatcagcactaaggtctaacaagaccagtacagagatgagtcctttatctgatgcattaggaggtcatttgtaattttcaccagtgctgtctctgtgctgttttctaaatcctgactgaaactcctcaaataaactattctgatgtaggaagtcactcaactgatttgcgactactttctcaaggatcttagagaggaagggaaggttagagatcggtctgtagttagccaacacctctggattaagagtggtcttcttcaggagaggtttaattacagctactttgaaggaatgtggtacatggcctgttagcaaagacacattaacaatatccagcagagaggtgccaattaaaggcaacacgtctttaagcagcctcgttgggatggggtctaagagataggtagacggtttagaagtagaaaccattgaggacaattggtctaggttaatgggagaaaagctatccaaatatacaccagggcatacagccgtttccaaggccactcctcttgaggacagatcggcagtagttgagggcaagagatcatcaatcttgcctctaatagttcaaatcttttcattgaagaagttcatgaagtcattactactgaggtctataggaatacacagctccacagagctgtgactctctgtcagcctggctacagtgctaaagagaaccctggggttgttcttatttttctctattactgatgaataataggctgctctggcattacggagagccttcttatatgttttaagactatctcgccaaactaagcgtgattcttccagattggtggaacgccatatgctttaaagctttcgtgaagtttgctcaGTCAGTTCAGTCAGATTAcacatttattcatgtgttcagtcagattacacatgtattcatgtgttcagtcagattacacaaatgcattcatgtgttcagtcagattacacaaatgcattcatgtgttcagtcagattacacatgtattcatgtgttcagtcagattacacatgtattcatgtgttcagtcagattacacaaatgcattcatgtgttcagtcagattacacaaatgcattcatgtgttcagtcagattacacatgtattcatgtgttcactcagattacacatgtattcatgtgttcaccaAACGAACCGAAAGCTGTCGTGAATGATGGAGAAAGAACTTCCTCACACATTaataacacattaataatacattaataacaCGTTCATCCTTCTCCTGCCGTGGAGACTTCTGGCTTTAACTGGAGGGAAGACGTCCCGCTGAAATATTGAAGGTTATTGAAAGTTATTGAAGGTTATTGAAAGTTATTGAAGGTTATTGAAAGTTATTGAAAGTAATTGAAGGTTATTGAAGGTTATTGAAGGTTAATCTGTCTCAGTTGGAGAGAACATTACAGATTTAGTAAGAACAATAGCTCTGAAACATAAATATGAGAGTAAACCATGAATGCTGGTGTAgaaatcatcatcaccatcatcaccaccatcaccatcatcatcattaccaccatcaccaccatcaccatcatcatcatcaccaccatcaccatcatcatcaccatcatcaccaccatcatcaccatcatcatcatcaccatcatcaccaccatcaccatcaccatcatcatcatcatcaccatcatcactaccatcaccaccatcatcatcaccatcatcaccaccatcatcatcaccatc
This Cyclopterus lumpus isolate fCycLum1 chromosome 17, fCycLum1.pri, whole genome shotgun sequence DNA region includes the following protein-coding sequences:
- the crfb16 gene encoding cytokine receptor family member B16 isoform X2, translating into MMMVVMMMVVMMVVVMMILLDQVCTLAAPSSACMRSVDMTHVLRWRPPLAACDTALLYSVQFQGEFELMHLKGTWLNAPECQLIPHTRCDLTFDLGSDSDYNLRVRAQCGSELSAWTELSPPFNRRDTVLMAPAMSVTAVGDALQVTFAKLPLTAVVSVTVWKSGDELQAVVYTMPADQAVLHVAALQEGAEYCVRAQTVLDARIRSGSTDAECVFITGRPDGAWKRPTTVGVTVIAMAALLFAVFWSVVHCRPHACQSYFHKEPLPRSLDPDWDIQIQVSPEEAELYEPIHVSAAP
- the crfb16 gene encoding cytokine receptor family member B16 isoform X3; this encodes MMMVVMMMVVMMVVVMMILLDLCTLAAPSSACMRSVDMTHVLRWRPPLAACDTALLYSVQFQGEFELMHLKGTWLNAPECQLIPHTRCDLTFDLGSDSDYNLRVRAQCGSELSAWTELSPPFNRRDTVLMAPAMSVTAVGDALQVTFAKLPLTAVVSVTVWKSGDELQAVVYTMPADQAVLHVAALQEGAEYCVRAQTVLDARIRSGSTDAECVFITGPGPDGAWKRPTTVGVTVIAMAALLFAVFWSVVHCRPHACQSYFHKEPLPRSLDPDWDIQIQVSPEEAELYEPIHVSAAP
- the crfb16 gene encoding cytokine receptor family member B16 isoform X1 encodes the protein MMMVVMMMVVMMVVVMMILLDQVCTLAAPSSACMRSVDMTHVLRWRPPLAACDTALLYSVQFQGEFELMHLKGTWLNAPECQLIPHTRCDLTFDLGSDSDYNLRVRAQCGSELSAWTELSPPFNRRDTVLMAPAMSVTAVGDALQVTFAKLPLTAVVSVTVWKSGDELQAVVYTMPADQAVLHVAALQEGAEYCVRAQTVLDARIRSGSTDAECVFITGPGPDGAWKRPTTVGVTVIAMAALLFAVFWSVVHCRPHACQSYFHKEPLPRSLDPDWDIQIQVSPEEAELYEPIHVSAAP